A region from the Benincasa hispida cultivar B227 chromosome 8, ASM972705v1, whole genome shotgun sequence genome encodes:
- the LOC120083911 gene encoding uncharacterized protein LOC120083911, whose amino-acid sequence MADNFLLESWRFVKQLAAGRWFSVFASFLIMIGAGSTYVFGTYSRVMKTQFDYNQTQINTLGFAKDLGSNLGVFAGLLGEVVPPWVLFIVGSFLNFYSYFMIWLSITCRIAKPKLWQMFFYISLAANSQNFSNTAVLVTSVRNFPDRRGIILGLLKGFVGIGGATLTQFYLAIYGHENPENLVLLLSWFPTFISLVFSLTIRTINIHKSPEELRVLYHLLYVSIILALFLLFLTITQKQAAFSPAGYISGAAVIIGLLLIPLLIAIREELVLFKLNKQAENVPSTPVFVPELKASSKPPPTNNDTLTPLEEIPETNSPSCFSNIFNKPERGEDYTILQALFSKDMALIFIGTLCGCGSSIAAIDNIGQIGESLGYPSQSISIFVSLVSIFNFFGRVGSGFISETLMSKYKVPRPLMFALSHLLTCIGMLFVAFPYRGSIYIASLIIGFGFGAQVPMIFAILSELFGLKYYATIFNCAQLAVPIGSYILNVHVIGKLYDVEATKDGGIKNGKGLTCEGAHCFSGSFLVLAVVVLIGALASLVLAFRTKEFYKGDVYKKYKEDMWIPQSDMEFYCLDNRKKVVNNLPRIVMPPKYSFLNII is encoded by the coding sequence ATGGCTGACAACTTTCTCCTAGAATCTTGGCGTTTCGTCAAACAACTTGCAGCAGGACGATGGTTTTCAGTCTTTGCTTCATTTCTAATCATGATCGGAGCAGGTTCAACTTATGTTTTTGGAACATACTCCAGAGTTATGAAAACCCAATTCGATTACAACCAAACCCAAATCAACACATTAGGATTCGCCAAAGATCTCGGTTCTAACCTCGGAGTTTTTGCTGGTCTTCTCGGCGAGGTTGTGCCGCCATGGGTTCTGTTCATCGTCGGTTCATTTCTCAATTTCTATAGCTATTTCATGATTTGGCTTTCCATTACTTGCCGTATCGCTAAACCCAAATTATGGCAAATGTTCTTTTACATTTCCTTAGCTGCTAATTCACAAAATTTCTCTAACACAGCCGTTTTAGTAACAAGTGTAAGAAATTTCCCCGATCGACGAGGAATCATTCTCGGACTTCTCAAAGGCTTTGTCGGAATCGGAGGTGCCACTTTAACTCAATTCTATTTAGCCATTTATGGCCATGAAAATCCAGAAAATTTGGTGCTTCTTCTTTCATGGTTTCCCACTTTTATTTCTTTGGTATTTTCTCTCACGATTCGAACAATCAATATCCATAAAAGCCCTGAAGAACTCAGAGTTCTTTACCATTTGCTTTATGTCTCAATCATTCTTGCTCTGTTTCTCTTATTTTTGACGATTACCCAAAAACAAGCAGCGTTTTCTCCAGCTGGGTATATAAGTGGAGCTGCTGTAATTATTGGATTACTATTAATTCCGCTTTTAATCGCCATTAGAGAAGAACTCGTGCTcttcaaactcaacaaacaaGCTGAAAACGTTCCTTCCACCCCTGTTTTCGTTCCTGAATTGAAAGCGTCATCAAAACCTCCACCTACAAACAATGACACCTTAACCCCACTTGAGGAAATCCCCGAAACTAATTCACCGTCATGTTTCTCAAACATATTCAACAAACCCGAACGTGGAGAAGATTACACTATATTACAAGCTCTGTTTAGCAAAGACATGGCGCTTATTTTCATAGGAACACTTTGTGGGTGTGGTTCATCAATTGCTGCCATTGATAACATAGGCCAAATCGGCGAATCACTTGGCTATCCATCTCAATCCATAAGCATATTCGTTTCATTGGTATCGATATTCAATTTCTTCGGCAGAGTAGGCTCTGGTTTCATCTCTGAAACTCTTAtgtcaaaatacaaagtacctCGTCCTTTAATGTTCGCTCTCTCTCATCTTCTAACTTGTATTGGTATGCTCTTCGTCGCATTCCCATATCGTGGCTCAATCTACATAGCTTCATTGATAATCGGGTTCGGATTCGGAGCTCAAGTACCGATGATATTCGCTATACTTTCGGAGCTTTTCGGGTTGAAATATTACGCAACAATCTTCAACTGTGCACAATTGGCAGTCCCAATTGGATCATATATACTGAATGTGCATGTAATTGGGAAATTGTATGATGTTGAAGCAACAAAAGATGGTGGAATAAAGAATGGAAAAGGACTAACTTGCGAAGGAGCTCATTGTTTTAGTGGGTCGTTCTTGGTTTTGGCTGTGGTGGTGTTGATTGGAGCTTTGGCTTCGCTTGTATTGGCTTTTAGAACAAAAGAATTTTACAAAGGAGATgtttataaaaagtataaagaGGATATGTGGATTCCTCAATCGGATATGGAATTTTATTGTTTAGATAATAGGAAGAAAGTTGTTAACAATTTGCCGCGGATTGTTATGCCGCCTAAATATAGTTTTCTCAATATAATATAG